In Oreochromis niloticus isolate F11D_XX linkage group LG12, O_niloticus_UMD_NMBU, whole genome shotgun sequence, the DNA window TGTGTAACAGCAGTCCATCAGTGGATATTGCTGCGCACATTGTGATGCTGGCACCCCTCTGGCCCGGGACATTCACTGTGGCTCTCTTCCCAATCACATTCCTCCCTTGTCGCCGTGCTTTGGCCAAGTTGAAACCTGCCTCATCCACAAAGATGAAAATGTGGTGTGTTTGCCTGCCTTCAATCTCCATGACTCTCTAACATAAATCCACAAGGCAACATAAGCTGTTACAGTAGTAAATTTGTAAAaattgtctttgtgtgtgtttggttttgttcaAAAACAGATCTGTATTTTTTTGTGATCTTACCTGGACATACTGGTTCCTGAGTTGCTTGACATGTTCAGAGTTCCTCTCAAAAGGCACAGTGTACAACTGTTTCATCCTGACCTGATGTTTTTTCAGGACTCTAGAAATTGTTGTTATGCTTACACTGTGAATATTTGCGAAAGTAACGTTGTCTGCCAAGACTCTGTGTCtaatttcagtgagttttaTCCCATTGTTTCTGATGACCATATCAACAATGGCAGTTTCCTGCACATCAGTGAACATCAGtcctctccctcctgtgtgAGGTAACCATTGAGTCCTAAGCAGAAATGCAACAACAATTACACAAAAGCTTATTTACTTCTGAAATGTGCAAATGCCCTTGCAGAATACAAGTTACCTGTTGGTTTGCCGGAAAACTCTAACAAAGGATGCCACTGTAGAGCGTTGCAGATTTGGCTGCACTCTCTGACCAGCCTCTCTCATCGAGTGACCATGATTTACTACATGATCAATTACAGTAGCTCTGATCTCATCTGCGACTACAGCTCTTGATCTTCCTCTTATTCTTCTTCCACCACGCATACGTATTCCTCGCCCCCTCCCAGccactcttcttcctctttcagcCACTTCTCCATTTCTGGCTGGGTCCATGTTTACATCACAAAACAAACCTATTCAGCAGTTGTCTCCTTTTGTAATGAAATTGAAGGAGTAACACCTGTGTAGATGTTCATCTACAATGAGAATCAGCTGTGGCTGGTtaaactgcatttttagatttaaaatatgtttcaaTAAAATATTGCTGTTGAATTTTGCTGTCTTATTCAGTTTTGCATTATGTTATTGTTTTGACCATAAGTTTAACAGTTTTGAAAACAGTATGTAAGTACATGCAAAATGTCCTGTACGTACAAAGATTTTTGGCAGTTGTTGTGTCTGAGTGAGAAAATAATTCATGAAATTTGAGAGATGTAGTCATTGAATGCATTTTGTGCCAAAACAATGATAACTGATCCTCAGTTTAGCCCACATAGACTTCTGTTGTGCTCACTGTGTGAGGAGTTTTGCAAAAGTGACCTAAGTATTGCAAAATGTGTCCTAGCGTCTGTAAAAAACTGTAATGTGATACAGCACGCAGCAATACGAAGTAGAAGCCAGGAGCAGCATGCTGCAACTCGAACCTCACTGCCGTCAGTGCTGGGGGCTGTAAGAAGAGCAGCTGCATTACACCTGCAGCCTCTTTAAGAGCACAGAGACTGCTGCAAACTGATTCTTCACACGATGAAGAGCCTCGCTTACCTCACGCTCGTGTTCTCTGCAGTCCATGCAGGCCTGCTAAGAGAAAGACAAACCTGCCCACAGGTGTGTGCCGCCTCTCAGTGTCCTGCCCCACCGCACGCGTGTTACTACGGCCAGGTGAAGGACATCTGCGGCTGCTGCGTGGTGTGTGCGGCCGGGGAAGGTGAAGCGTGCGGGAAGCGCAGCAGCGGCCACCTGTCCTGCGGTAACGGGCTACGGTGCGACTCAGGCCCGGGGAAAGCCGGAGGGTTCCACAGCCTGTGCGTGTGTGCCTCCTCCGGCCCGGTGTGTGGCAGCGACGGCAGGACGTACCCCAGCATCTGCCGCCTGAGAGCCGAGAACAGGAGAGCCGAGCTCGGAGAGACCTCGCCAGTGTTTTTAATCCAGAGGGGTCGGTGCGACTCTGGTAAGCTGTGGGATATTAGCTTTGGTCTAATATCCCATCTTTGacgttttcctctttctttcattttttctttaataagaAATCTGTGTATAACTGATATGAAACAGcaaaaagaagaataaattgtaaaagttaaagttaaaactgtgAATAATACTGAAGAATGAtcttataaaaacattttctgtggAGCAGGGAAAGTAACATAAGTGATTTCAGAGAAGCCAGAGTGCATGTCATGACACGTGATGACACAGTAGCCTCTAAACAAAGGGGCTAACCTACTTCTGCTGCACaaagggtttgttttttaaatttttttttacataaaatcgATAATGAaccaaattaaaaatgcatcctcatacttctgtttctctttacGTTATACTTTTCTGCTAATTAAGTCGGATGAATAGTTTGATAAAGATGAACTAAATTATACAGTGTAGTTAATAGAGTAGTATAAGCAATGTTATAGCTGTGTAATAGCAATCACTTTTCACATATGAACTTCAGAAAACTTGGgaacttttcttaaaagtacaCAGTTGAGGTTTCTAGACTTTAACAAGGTAATGATGTTGAACAGCATATCTTTCCTTAACACCAGTGTTTCTGACAATGCAGAAGTTCTGTTGCTATTATACActgtgtataaaagatggatacaGTGATGTCACCCAGTTTAGCACTATGTTGAGTTTTTGATGAAATTTTCTGGACAAGCCTCTTACCACCAACCATCCATTTAGGACCACAGTGTATCCATCTTTTGATAAACCCAAGAACAGGAGGGCAACAAGCCAGTGAACTCCTAGTTGCCAGTCCCAAGCCAGGGTAAATGGGGAGTgctgtgtcaggaagggcatttGGTGTAAATTCTTGGCCAAATCAAGCATGTGGATCATAAAGAATGAGACTCCCAAACTGGACTGGTTGGAGCCCGAATTAACAACTCAACCTCAGAAATTGGTTCAGTAACCCACTGAGCCATTTTCTGCTGACTAGATGTCAAAATGGTCTACTGTACAAACATCAGGGCTAAAATCAGCTTAAACTGGGTTCAGAGTTGGAACTTTCAAAAATGAGTGGCAGATCAGATGCTTTGGAGGACAAAATTCTGCCCACTTACTgctgagatgttttttttaattagtcagacagacagaaatgctgtgatttaataaatatttctgGGGaaagcaagtgtgtgtgtgggagttcCACTTAAGTGCTTACATAACTACAAAACTCTGTCTCTCCTGGGATGGTAGGTTTTCTCATTGTGTGTTGCCTGGTGATATTATTTGTATGGCCCTGTGGACAATCAAAACATACTGTTCCCACATACTAGTGATGACACAATGGTTAATACTGCTGCTGCATAGCAAGAAGATTCTGAGTTCTAATCCATAaattgtcaaaggagtttgcagaGGTGTTGAGGAGGCAACGATTTTCCTTCACTTTTTAGCCAAATTTAGGGGGAGAGGGTGGTATCTTCTTAGCAAGGGTTAAATAGACATCTGGCAAAGTCATCTAAAGAAAAGCAGTGACTGATGTTGCATTATGGGGGGGTATAGGATTCACATTTCTtggatttatttaaatgttaagCCTCAGCTGGTCTGTTGCTGCTCCTGTGATGCTGAAGATTGCTGTAAATCTCagatttttctatttctgtggTTCATGGCCACTCATCATCACCTGTGCTTTTTAATTTCACTCATAAAGCTAATAAATCATTCCCCAGAATGTGTCGGACTCGAAATCATCTACCTTGGGAAAAGTTGTCTTCCTGGAATATGCTGATATAGAGAGCCTCATAATGTTCTGCATATTCATGTGACATAAAACAGTGCATTCTCAAATTCTCCACTGATGGCTTTTCGTTCTCCTGAGAGAAACCCAGCGCCACACTGCCACCCAAATATATCCTCTTCATTTTCCTTTCCTGTCCTATCCATTTTCAGTTGCACATTTTATCACAGCCTTCTAAAGAGGTGAGAGAATACTTCATGCATTAGACCTCCAACTGCTCGCCTATGCAAGCTGGTTTATGCAAATCTCTGAGCACTGACAATGTAGATGAGGCcgtaaaatataaaatatagcaAAAAGGAGATGGGAATATCCCTGTCAGAAGGATTAAATATAGCCTTCACTTTGCTCAGATACTGGCATCATAGATATGTGACCTCCTTTGTGGCATGTGAGTAGAACGGTATAAATCAGAATATATCACAAAGGAAGGCTGCACAGCACAAAGTAATCCATTCACATCCAATTAGATTTACCCTAAACTGAGGAAACTCTTGTATCTGGTATCTGCCATTTATTTAATGGAAGAAGTGGAGATGGGGACACTCAGTTTTCCCCAGCATGCGTCATGAAATCTAACAAAATGCTAAGCAGGGATGAATGAATGCCTTTATTTGTTACTTGCAGTTGCCTGCATCAAAAAGTCTTGTGCGTAGCATGGAACAAAACTGCAAAGACTTAACTACCCTAGTTGAGTCTTTTGCTTTTTCACCTGTCTGTATATCTCAAATTGAAATCTTTTATCTTGTGGGTATAACACGGAAGACCTCTCTAAATAGACAACTTAGTATCCCAAGAAATTCCTTTAAGATAGTCCCAGGCTTTCAGTCTACATTCAGTATTTAATGTTCACTGTCAGTGCAGCAAGTAATGTGCCTTTGATGTAATGATGAAAGCGGTTGTGGACAGGCcatcactgttttattctttgttacCATGGTCTAGTACAGCCACGCTTAAACTGCCCCAGAAATTTACATGTAGTCTTAAGTAGAACTTTTTCTTTAGCAAAGGCTTCACTGTCTATGTTGGCCTACTATCACTAGATTTCTTCATGTGTCACTACTACCAACTGCTGCCCAGTGAAAGGTCTGTCTTTTCAAAAGCCAGCTAGACCAATGAATGAACTTTGCAATGATAAATTCCTGCAAATCTCTGTATAGCTGTCACAataatatttcaaaataaaatgattctTACGTAATCTAAACATGTATATGATAGCACACTGGATGACTTCTGTTGTTATATTTCCAGCATCAGGACTGATCTAGCCTTAAGCTACCATTTATCTTATTAAAATCTTTATTTAGACTGCCATGCATACCTGAATGCTCCAATACAAAACAGACTAATGCAGCTTGTCAACCACACTTAAAATACATATCTGAAAATTTAGGTTTGGATTTATGTAATTTCTGTGGAGCTGTGAGCTGTGAGCTGATAAAGGCAAGTCTGCATTTGGAATTAACTGTAGCTGACAAACTATTATAGCATAAATCTGACCCGAAGCGTTCATAAGTTTATATAGTCACTCTTGATTTTTGCAAAGCTGGTTTTGGACTCTGATTCTGTAACACAGATCATGCTttagaaatacatttttgcCCTGTAATGTGATGAACAAGTCTCTGCATCAGTCATAGCAATTTCAGGGCCTGTGCTTGCTCTAAAAAAGATCATGTTGGGGATTTGCTCTTCAGTTGTTCAAAGGACACAACATGTCCACTTTCATAACAGTCTTCCACATACTGAATCTCCTTACGTTGCCATATATCCACAGTCTTATTGTTCATCATCAGATGTACGAGTTCATGTAGTCTCAGGGAAATTTTTGAAGACAGTCTAAGTTTTCAGTCCAAGAGTTCTGTGAACTTTGAACCAGATTTTAACCAAATATAACATAAATGGCTAACCAGTGGCTCAGGGAGAACATCCAAACTCCATACAGAAAGGTCATACAGCTACTAGGTCCTGGGTATAACCATTCCAAGAAGGAATGCTCAGCCTAACAATATCTCTTTGAGTCAGTAATTCCACTGATTGGTGGAGCTTCTCCTTCTGTGAAGTGACATTTGCTAACTACTGCACCTCAGTGCTGCCTATAAGTCCCATTAATACGACCTATAGGTGGCACATGACGTTAATGACAACACTATCAAATGAATGTAattaattttgtatttaataagaATTGAAACTACTAGTTGAAGAATTTTCTGGAAGGTTTTTTTTGCAACAACAAATGTGGCCCCCTACTGGTCATTATAAAGTAAGCAGGTTTAAGTCAATTGTACTTTGGTTTCAGACTTCAGACCTCGAAGTTACATCCATCTTTTCTATACAGTCTATGCCTTCTCTTTTGCTCTAATCATTAATATAAAATGCCAAATATGCCACTTGATCATAAGCACTCATTACTGACTAATACTAGGACTTAACTAATATATTAAATTGAATATTCTGATAGTAACTAGCACTTgggtaaagaaaaatgtgaagtgaATTTATATCAGAAATTGCTGATGACCTCACTGCTAGCAGTCTACATAAGATAAAATGAGGACAGTTGCTGCCCTATAACTTGCAGATAACAGTGTGTATGTCGGGAGTCCTCTCGCTACATTTCATCACCTTCCTCTGCTGTAACCAAGGTGATCAGGAAGCAGACAGGCGAGAAATGTTGGCATATTTACAGCTACTATTTCTGTTGATACAAGATgaagattgtgtgtgtgtgagagtgagagagagaaagagcatcAACTAAACAGATAGTGCTCACTTGACTCTTGAACTATTTGTGTTCCTTACTGGCTGTGTGTAGAATACCAGGTAATATGGGCGTTATTTACAGAGGAGCATATCTTCAGTGGcttgtaaagcactttaagttacatgaataaaacatgacTGAAACTAGAGGATGGAATTATATCCCTTCAAGATACtttgtgatttggtgttttGATGATAATGACTACGATGATGGAAAGTGCCATCTAAAACATCATTCAGTTGGGTTGAGAGTTGTAATTGCTTAGGTCATAGCATGTGAGTGACGGATGAGATCTTTGTAGTGATTTGCTGTAATCTTGCAAAACTATGCCAGCATAATGGCCCCTACAGTATGGATCCAAATTTCTATGGAAGCTATTTTAAatttacattgtttttatttgcatttgtatATTTCAGGTCTAACAAAAGGTTAAACTACTTCATcagtagggctgtgcgatatgatgAAATATATTGGATGACGAAATTAAAACATCTGCTGTTTCATATTATACACTGTCATTTGTTTTGTGGTTTTGCAAAAtacactgtttattttatttttttcattgtttggaTGGTCACCACATGGATGCAGGCACAGAGAATATCAGCATAGCCATTAAAGATGAGGCAGAAACAGGTAGCTCCAAACAGAAGGACCAGTCAAAACAAATCGAGGACATTCCTAGACGAGGGGCTACCTCTGCATGGGCatggtttggttatgaaaaatctgacacggaccagaaaactgtactatgGAAATTATGCTGCAAACTGGTCCCCACCACGGAGTAAAACATGACAAACCTCTTCTACCACCTACGCAAAAATCACGTGGAAGAGTATGGAGAGAGTttatggatgagaagcaaaagaAGAGCGGTGCTCAAAATAAACCTTActgttagaacaggcttttccccacAGCACAccatgtaataaatactcacaaagaaaattgcggccgttacaacttatatCTAACAATAcatagtttcatgcatcggtcaaAACACTCGACTTCAGGTACACAAtgcccagctgaaaacacttcacacaagtcgagttgcccgagagtcacagaatttacagaaaaagcACTATTTTGCCATATACATCGTTGTCGGGATGAGAAATGTCTtttatcgggatatgagattctGGTCATATCACACAGCCCTATTCATCAGGTAATGCATGTAATTTTCACTTTACAACTTTTTTGAAGTGCCTAAGAacaatttctgctaaaaaaaaaaaacataatttattgGGCGCTGGTTTAGCTCACTGGGATGAGCAGGCGACCATATGCCGCACAGCTGAGAGCAGCTGGTTCGAGTCCGACCCCCCATGTCTTTCCTCCGCTTTCCTGTTAGTCTTCACCGTCCCTATCAAAAATAAAGCCATAAAAAGCCCCCCAAAATTGTTTAACAAACATAATTTACAGTATAAATTTGTGATAGAAATGTTGAATTTAATGTGTGATGACAATATGAAAACTTAATAGCAGCTTATCATCAAACGTAAGCTGTATTCATCTGATGGAAGATGGAGGTACACACAAGCTGGCAATGCTGTGTGTCATTTGTGTAATTGAGAGGATACTGAAAGCTACAAATTTATCCTGTCAATGCAGAGCTCACTCTTGATTTGTTGGAAGAGCTTTCAGAAAGGCAGAAATAGTTGGCATTTTGCCAAAGTAGCTTTTGGCAAAAACACAGACTGTCATTTGCATTTAAGACCATTTCTGCACAGACAAGTTTGTTTGTGCAAACGAACACGGCATCAGCTCAAGAACCTGGCAGCTTCAGACCAACAAGTTTGTTTACCGAGCTAAGGAGAACTTGGGAGATATTGCCCCCAAGTGAGGAAAATACTGTTTTCCAAAGCAGGGTAAATTCCATTTCCTTTCATGAGCACTCAAGTGTCAGATCAATAGGAAGCTTCTAAGCTATATTAGCAAAAACATATGGGTGGGTATTGTGTGTGCTTTTGTAAGTAAGTCTGTGATCCCACCAATATTAAAAACCATACAAGCTCTGAGTGGAGCAATAATGTGCCACTACTTGCCTGATAAGTATTCTGTAAGTCTGATAATGAAATAGTAGATTAAACTATTATCTTCATGTCACATGATACACAGATTCAGAGACACACAAAGCAATAGTGTTGATATAAATGTTGGAATTCTGAATAGGAGACTGAGTAAACTAGTGCATACAGGTGTAGGTGTTCTGGCGGAGGGCCAGGAAACACGGACACAGCAAAACAACTGCAGGGCAGATAATGTCCTTTTCTCCCATCTCGGCTTCTCTAATGTAAGCAAAAGTGCAGTCAACTTAATAACAAGTAAATGACTACATTCGATCTAGTTAAGACCTCTCTAAAATGACAAAACCCTAAAAAACATACTCATAAAAAAGCTTTACTGCTTAAATGAAAAATCTATAAAAGGGTTCATTAATAAGACAAACCAGTAATGAACTTACCTAGTAATAACTAAGTTTGACCAAACATTAACAGAAGCTGAAGATGTTTGTTGCTTCCAGCTCTTTGTATGACTCTTTTTACTATGAGATGAAGTACCTGATGACTGACTAATAGATTCATCTAGATTCTGAGTTGCTTAGTAgttattaatttatttcatCTGTCTAAGAGAACCATGCATGATCAGTTTACCAGCAGACAATTTCTGGAGTTCTTTTGAAAGTTAAGTCGCTGTTAACTAGTTAGTCCTGTCCCTTactgttgtgtgtttgtcataCTGGCTGGGTTGGTGTCTGGGTTGATTTTGTGACAAACCTAAATATCTTATCTAGGTTATAACATGGTTAACATTAAGCAGTGTGCTACCATTCATTATGAGgatttttgtatatatatttgcTTCAACCCTTAGTCATATAATCATTGTTAGCTTTTGTATAACTCTATAACTCACTGCTAATTTTGAATCAAAAATCTGCCTAACCAGTCTGAATTTGGCAAAAGTGAGATTGGAAGATGGAGAACACCAAAGTCAACAGGATTCATTTCCCAGAGATGATAGGTACAGCACAAATTTATTCAAGTTGCTTGATGTTTACCAAAATGGACTAATGGACTAAGGAGCCATTTTTACAGCTTCTTGCTTTCTTTTAAACAATACATGACTGTTTTGGAAATAAagtttgtttaagttttaaaatttcatttttctattaaagaattttttttttgaaaactttTATGCCTTTTCTTTTATACTAAAAGGGGCACAGCATCCAGGAAGTATACGCTACAAATTTAACTTCATTGCAGATGTGGTGGATAAGATTGTCCCAGCTGTGGTACACCTGGAGCTTTTTCAAAGGTAAAACAAACCAAAGCAGAAAAAGGAAGTAGCATTTCAGAATGCTCTTTTAGATGCAAAATGAccttttctattcattttttttttttactgccagAGTGCCATTTTCCAGTGAGGATGTCTCCGTGTCGAGTGGCTCTGGGTTTATAGTGTCAGAGGATGGCTGGATTGTCACAAATGCTCACGTGCTTGCCAACAAACAGCGGATAAAAGTTGAGTTGAAAAGCGGCGTGCATTATGATGCTGCGGTCAGGGATGTGGATCAGAAGATGGACATCGCTCTCATCAAAATCGATCCAGATGTGAGTGTCCTGCTGTTTTTGTGGAGCTCCCCAAGGGTTTAAGGCAAAATCAGTGGTGCGTTTCCTCTTGCTGAGTAGCTTGTCATCAGAGGCTAACATCAAAGTGTATTAATCCTCCACGCAAAGCAGTGAGAGAGTCATCAAGGGCCTTTGCCTACCAAAATTAGACTCAGTTCCTTAACATGGCCAATTTGCAGACTGAATTCCTTTGGGGTGTTATTTGTTCATGTATCATGAATTCAAAGCCCCAgctattttttgtgtgtatacTTACAAGAGCGGTTTTGAATAAAACATGTTACAACTTAGACTTTTTCATACAGAACTGGCTGCTTTGTATGGTAGCAGGTGCTCTATTCCCAACCACTTCAGTCAGACAGCACTCAGCATGAAGCACATGATTAACATCTTTAGGGCTGATCTGAATACAGGAGCACCTCAAGATCAGCAGAAGTTAACGAGAAGCATCACTGGATTTGACTGCTCTAAAGGTGAAggagttttctgtttttaaaaacctgGGAGTGGTGACAGTTGTACAATGCTTTAACACTCTGTGATACATTCTTTGTAGAACGGGTTCTAAAGCTTGCCTAAAAGGCATATTTGTTGTGACATAAGGGCCCATACCCCGGGAGGTGCAGCTATAAATTAAATTAAGCATTACAATCCACACTAGAGATAAATGGCGTGAGCCTAGCAAAGGAGGAACCAGGCAGAGTCAAGCTGGAGCATATTTTAGTTTGGCGTACAACTAAATATTTTTgtataaaaaaatgcattttaaacacTCATTTCCACCGTAGGGCTTTGGCAACCTTTTCCAACCAGTGATAGTTAACCTTCATCAACATCAACAAAAATCtcaacagaaaaagaagaaaactgctAATGATCCACTAATAATGTTTGAACAAGTGAGTGACTGGAGCAAGTTATACAGTGGAAGATTTTCTAAAATTCAACAATGTGATTTTTGCTTGCAGGACTAGTTTTGAGAGACCATAAACAGTTGGTCTCTGAATGAGTTGAATTTCACAGAGGAAGGATCATTTCACCAGTGGAAACCTtacaaaaaagtataacagttttATTACTGGTTTATCTCAGGTTTAGTGGGCAACTCATATCTTCTGAGGCACTGGTTGGGCAAATTCCGCACTCGAATATCTCAAGAGGATAAAAGCCAGgacaaaaaaacacattgttCCTCTTGAATCTAGGTTTGACTAACGGACAAACTCTCCTCAGTAGTACCCTAGTGTAGACCTGTCCAGAGACCCTAAGTGGTGTGAGCTCTCAATATTTAGAGGACACCCCTCTACACGAAGATGGGAATCATCACCCTAGTCTACCAATGCAGAGGCATTGGCACAGATATCCACACAATGTTGCATAGGCGTGGcaccaagacagccctacaacaccCAGGACCTTTGGGAATTCAGGGCAAATCTCATACATGCCAGGGGCACTGGCACCAAGGACCTGTTTAATTGCCAAAGTGACCTCACCCCCTGTAGTGGGTGAGTCACCCCGCTCACTTCCATACTCTGCTTTCCCTATGAAAGGCATGTCAGTGGGATTGGGGAGATAATCAAAATATTACTTCCACTGCAGCATCCTGTCAAAGTTCAGCAGGAAGTGGGTACTTGTGATCTTGCCAGACGCGCCGAGTGAATCCTCACTTTATTTGGGTTCCCCCCCAAACTCatcaccaggtggtgatcagtttaAAGCTCAGCTTCTCTCTTCACCTGAGTATCCAGAACACACAACTAAAGATCTGATATAGAATTACAAAAATGATTGACCTGTGACCCAGGCTGTCCTGGTGCAATATGCACTAATGACACTTATGCCCAAAATATGTGGTTAGCACTGAAGTCCAATCACAAAACACCACTCGAGTTCACATTATGCAGGTTGTTTCTCCCAATTACAGCCCAGCCCAGCCCATTCATACAGCAATTTATTAACCTTTCATCCATGGCCAATTAACCTCTCTCTTGACTTTGAGAGGAAGCTGGATCACCCGCACAGGGAGAAGATGTAAACTCCAAACAGAAAAGCCAGAGATAAGATTCGAACCatgttttagatctcaccctaggtcaacacacctgaatcaaatgattagctcattaccaggcctctggagaactttaagacatgttgaggaggtaatttagccatttaaatcagctgtgttggatcaaggacacatctaaaacctgcaggacaccggcccttgaggcctggagttcccccacccctcTTTTAAGCTATTACCTCCTGGGCTGCCCTTTCACCCTCTGTTTGGATCAAACCCCTCTGCTATGACAG includes these proteins:
- the LOC109204545 gene encoding uncharacterized protein LOC109204545, whose product is MDPARNGEVAERGRRVAGRGRGIRMRGGRRIRGRSRAVVADEIRATVIDHVVNHGHSMREAGQRVQPNLQRSTVASFVRVFRQTNRTQWLPHTGGRGLMFTDVQETAIVDMVIRNNGIKLTEIRHRVLADNVTFANIHSVSITTISRVLKKHQVRMKQLYTVPFERNSEHVKQLRNQYVQRVMEIEGRQTHHIFIFVDEAGFNLAKARRQGRNVIGKRATVNVPGQRGASITMCAAISTDGLLLHRPLIGPYNTERLLAFLHDLYGRVVLGEERDAERRNQPTFIIVWDNVAFHHSRAVT
- the htra4 gene encoding serine protease HTRA1; protein product: MKSLAYLTLVFSAVHAGLLRERQTCPQVCAASQCPAPPHACYYGQVKDICGCCVVCAAGEGEACGKRSSGHLSCGNGLRCDSGPGKAGGFHSLCVCASSGPVCGSDGRTYPSICRLRAENRRAELGETSPVFLIQRGRCDSGAQHPGSIRYKFNFIADVVDKIVPAVVHLELFQRVPFSSEDVSVSSGSGFIVSEDGWIVTNAHVLANKQRIKVELKSGVHYDAAVRDVDQKMDIALIKIDPDGPLPVLRLSQSSDLRPGEFVVAVGSPFSLQNTVTTGIVSTANRNSLELGFKDSDMDYIQTDAIINYGNSGGPLVNLDGDVIGINTLKVAAGISFAIPVDRIRQFLADSYNRQASGNSLPKKKFIGVRMVQLTPSLIRDLKEREPEFPDVSSGVYIYEVIPGTAASRGGMSDHDVIIGINGQPVHTTQEVSDAIRHSTSLFVLVRRKDGDVTLMIIPEETD